One stretch of Schlesneria sp. DSM 10557 DNA includes these proteins:
- a CDS encoding low specificity L-threonine aldolase — MTDSIVGPMIDLRSDTVTKPTAAMRAVIAAAEVGDDMTGEDPTVNRLEKMVANLLDKEAAVYNCSGTQSNQMAIRAHCQQGDEILIAESGHIVNFEAGGAAALSGVTARCLPGKGGLLDVEDLAGKVRADNQHCCITRLVCVENTTNLGGGRVWPLKQMARVSEWSRSQGLKVHLDGARLFNATIAGGYTAREFARHSDTVSICFSKGLGCPMGSILAGDAATIRLARRARKLFGGALRQAGMMAAAAIYALENHVERLREDHDNARAFAELIAGIDGIRLNVKEVETNLVFFTIDPEQGTAAQLSARLLERGVRINPMGSHQLRACTHLDVDRMQVLEAAAAVRDCVQQGFSYVARTSSGPYASR, encoded by the coding sequence ATGACCGATTCGATCGTTGGCCCCATGATCGACCTTCGCAGCGATACCGTCACCAAACCGACTGCGGCAATGCGCGCCGTGATTGCTGCTGCGGAAGTGGGTGACGACATGACAGGGGAAGACCCCACCGTCAATCGACTCGAAAAGATGGTCGCGAATCTTCTGGACAAAGAAGCGGCCGTCTACAACTGCTCGGGAACCCAGTCCAATCAGATGGCGATTCGAGCCCACTGTCAGCAGGGTGATGAAATCCTGATTGCGGAATCGGGACATATCGTCAATTTCGAAGCGGGGGGAGCAGCCGCACTCAGCGGCGTGACGGCTCGCTGTCTGCCAGGAAAAGGTGGCCTGCTCGACGTTGAAGATCTGGCAGGGAAGGTCCGGGCTGATAACCAGCACTGCTGCATTACCCGGCTGGTTTGCGTTGAGAATACCACCAACCTGGGGGGAGGACGCGTCTGGCCCCTCAAACAGATGGCTCGCGTCAGCGAGTGGTCACGCTCTCAGGGGTTGAAAGTCCACCTCGACGGGGCTCGCCTGTTCAATGCGACGATTGCCGGGGGGTATACCGCCCGTGAATTCGCGCGACATTCTGATACCGTCTCGATCTGTTTTTCCAAAGGGCTGGGATGCCCCATGGGATCGATTCTCGCGGGGGACGCGGCGACGATCCGTCTGGCGCGGCGCGCCCGAAAGCTGTTCGGCGGTGCCTTGAGACAGGCAGGAATGATGGCGGCCGCAGCAATTTATGCTCTTGAGAATCACGTCGAGCGACTTCGGGAAGACCACGACAATGCGCGTGCCTTCGCCGAACTGATCGCGGGGATCGATGGGATCCGACTCAACGTGAAGGAAGTCGAAACGAACCTCGTTTTCTTCACCATCGATCCAGAACAGGGGACCGCGGCGCAACTGTCGGCTCGCCTGCTGGAACGAGGTGTGCGCATCAATCCGATGGGATCACATCAACTGCGAGCCTGCACGCATCTTGATGTGGACAGGATGCAGGTTCTGGAGGCAGCAGCAGCCGTTCGAGACTGTGTTCAGCAGGGATTCTCTTATGTAGCGCGAACTTCCAGTGGTCCTTATGCATCCCGTTGA
- a CDS encoding NYN domain-containing protein has protein sequence MSEEPLIAVFVDFENLAIGVRHMKTGAFQIQLILKRLLEKGRIVHKRAYCDWSNYRDAVREFHAQGIELIDIPQSKMSGKNSADIRMVVDAIDLCYAKQHIDVFALISGDSDFSPLVSKLKENNKRVLGCGVKSSTSDLLIANCDEFIYYDDLIRVARKPVVVPKPGASQEDKTLEDKTQEAFDRTIEVLNSLELDYDPPIWGSMLKQAIKRVHPGFNEGYYGYGSFSDLLHDIEDAGLIELDFDEKRGNYQIRTKKVVKKK, from the coding sequence ATGTCAGAAGAGCCTCTGATCGCCGTGTTTGTGGATTTCGAAAATCTGGCGATCGGAGTCCGGCATATGAAGACAGGGGCGTTTCAGATTCAACTGATTCTGAAACGATTGCTGGAAAAAGGAAGAATCGTTCACAAGCGGGCTTACTGCGACTGGAGTAACTACCGCGACGCTGTGCGCGAGTTTCATGCTCAGGGGATCGAGCTGATCGATATTCCGCAGAGTAAGATGAGTGGGAAGAACAGCGCCGATATTCGGATGGTCGTCGACGCGATCGACCTCTGTTACGCCAAACAGCACATCGACGTGTTTGCACTGATTTCTGGGGACAGTGATTTTTCGCCCCTGGTGTCGAAGCTGAAAGAAAACAACAAACGGGTGCTCGGGTGCGGTGTGAAGAGCTCAACCTCTGACCTGTTGATCGCCAACTGCGACGAGTTCATCTACTACGACGATCTGATTCGCGTTGCGCGGAAGCCCGTGGTTGTTCCGAAACCGGGAGCATCTCAGGAAGACAAGACTCTCGAAGACAAAACGCAAGAGGCTTTCGATCGGACGATCGAAGTCTTGAATTCGCTGGAACTCGACTACGATCCGCCGATCTGGGGATCCATGCTCAAGCAGGCAATCAAGCGAGTTCATCCCGGGTTTAACGAAGGCTATTACGGATACGGGAGCTTCTCGGATCTGCTGCACGATATCGAAGATGCCGGACTGATCGAACTCGACTTTGATGAGAAGCGTGGCAACTATCAGATTCGCACCAAGAAGGTAGTGAAAAAGAAATGA
- a CDS encoding VanZ family protein, with amino-acid sequence MSNAAPTPQSDHSPHPNLLATRIALAVLLIYWVALFYGTHTRVPKGLLPKDSDKLIHFWAYAGLGILLMSYRSTQRACTWLSVAGCWLLLALYGAFDELTQPLVNRNADLADWYCDIAGALVGLAMVKLGVRYCQARSPSQLQEP; translated from the coding sequence ATGTCAAACGCTGCGCCGACACCCCAATCAGATCATTCACCTCACCCGAATCTGCTTGCCACGCGTATTGCGCTCGCAGTGCTGCTGATCTATTGGGTCGCCCTTTTCTACGGTACGCATACCCGAGTTCCGAAGGGGCTGCTTCCCAAGGATTCCGACAAGCTGATTCACTTCTGGGCGTACGCAGGATTGGGAATTCTGTTAATGTCCTACCGATCCACGCAAAGAGCCTGTACGTGGCTCAGTGTCGCCGGTTGCTGGCTTCTGCTCGCCCTGTACGGAGCATTCGACGAACTGACTCAGCCGCTGGTCAATCGGAATGCAGACCTGGCCGACTGGTACTGTGACATTGCCGGTGCACTGGTTGGGCTGGCGATGGTCAAGCTCGGTGTTCGGTACTGTCAGGCTCGGTCCCCCTCGCAATTACAAGAACCATGA
- a CDS encoding stage 0 sporulation family protein translates to MDTFAEDSSYVVRYGVTRILGEFTARGFAPIPRGTAVIVRSDRGHEWGTVLSTATEQTRTYLGSSDAHGRIVRLASPEDEAERDQKIQAEKDAFAGCLELINERNMQMQLVDAELVIGGERLIFYYVSEQRVDFRDLVKGLAKRFHVRIEMRQIGIRDEAKLLADYGDCGQPVCCNTFLREMPPVSMKMAKLQKATLDPSKISGRCGRLKCCLRYEYDTYEEHRKELPPVGATVITKQGTGRVIGVELLAQKLVIQYEGQRQIISDAKDVLTVVSTKSQKKPVAPVEKTATDATGNDDAPSSRPRRENKPRQDNRPNPRPRRNAGEGEPENRRDEPASEPSPDADLG, encoded by the coding sequence ATGGATACTTTTGCCGAAGATTCATCATACGTCGTACGCTACGGAGTGACTCGGATTCTGGGCGAATTTACGGCCCGGGGATTCGCTCCGATCCCGCGTGGAACGGCTGTCATTGTTCGCAGTGATCGCGGCCATGAATGGGGAACCGTACTGAGCACGGCCACCGAGCAAACGCGGACGTATCTGGGATCGTCCGACGCGCACGGGCGAATTGTCAGGCTGGCCTCTCCGGAAGACGAGGCCGAGCGCGATCAAAAAATCCAGGCCGAGAAAGACGCGTTCGCCGGCTGTCTAGAGCTGATCAATGAGAGAAACATGCAAATGCAACTCGTCGATGCCGAACTCGTCATCGGCGGTGAGCGGCTGATTTTCTACTATGTGTCAGAACAGCGGGTCGACTTTCGGGATCTCGTCAAAGGACTGGCTAAGCGATTTCATGTCCGGATCGAGATGCGGCAGATCGGCATCCGCGATGAAGCAAAACTTCTGGCCGATTACGGTGACTGCGGGCAACCGGTCTGCTGCAATACGTTTCTGCGTGAGATGCCCCCCGTCTCGATGAAGATGGCCAAGCTTCAGAAGGCCACTCTCGATCCGTCCAAGATTTCGGGGCGTTGTGGTCGTCTGAAGTGCTGCCTGCGGTACGAATACGACACCTACGAAGAGCATCGCAAGGAGTTACCCCCGGTCGGTGCAACAGTCATCACCAAGCAAGGGACGGGACGGGTAATCGGCGTGGAACTGCTGGCTCAGAAGCTGGTGATTCAGTACGAAGGCCAGCGGCAAATCATCTCGGATGCAAAGGACGTGCTGACTGTTGTCAGTACCAAGTCACAAAAGAAGCCCGTTGCCCCCGTCGAAAAGACCGCGACTGACGCGACGGGAAACGACGATGCGCCGAGTTCTCGCCCGCGGCGTGAAAACAAGCCGCGCCAGGACAATCGCCCGAATCCGCGTCCTCGGCGAAATGCGGGTGAAGGCGAACCAGAGAATCGACGTGATGAACCCGCATCCGAGCCGTCCCCTGATGCTGATTTAGGGTAG
- a CDS encoding class I SAM-dependent methyltransferase, whose amino-acid sequence MQIIDVGGTRNYWNLVPPEVMEQYNIFVTVINFKSESFEPTSRIQFIQGDGCSLPDFGDKKFDIVHSNSVIEHVGTWKNMTQYANEVRRIAPRYWVQTPYFWFPIEPHNMTPFYHWLPFSLRVKLNMRFNLGNWTRSKTIDNAVRTAESSRLLDCAMLKELFPDAKRRVERVMLLPKSIIMVR is encoded by the coding sequence GTGCAAATTATTGATGTTGGCGGGACACGCAACTACTGGAATCTGGTCCCGCCCGAAGTGATGGAACAGTACAACATCTTTGTCACTGTCATTAATTTCAAATCTGAATCATTCGAGCCTACTTCGCGGATCCAATTCATCCAGGGAGACGGATGCAGTTTACCCGACTTTGGTGATAAGAAATTCGACATCGTTCATTCGAACTCGGTGATTGAACACGTTGGAACATGGAAGAACATGACTCAGTACGCTAACGAGGTGCGCCGCATCGCTCCTCGTTACTGGGTTCAGACCCCCTACTTCTGGTTCCCGATCGAACCGCACAACATGACTCCGTTCTATCACTGGCTCCCCTTTTCCCTCCGTGTCAAATTGAATATGCGTTTCAATCTCGGGAACTGGACTCGCAGCAAGACGATTGATAATGCCGTCCGGACAGCAGAAAGCTCTCGACTGCTCGACTGTGCGATGTTGAAAGAGCTTTTTCCGGATGCCAAACGCCGGGTTGAACGCGTGATGCTGCTGCCGAAGTCGATCATCATGGTCAGGTAG
- a CDS encoding PQQ-dependent sugar dehydrogenase, which translates to MVRTLVAAIIGIVYLAPEWVAAEHLPTGKRVSRWGDEGLPKLTTSRVTGSPEPPLPYTTQRVYPQLKINFPVSIIHQPGSDRLWTITFDGPSGTTLIRRFVDSADVTELETVIPSEPGNVATDVLFHPQFEQNGYVFIGHNEPVTAGGEKYCRISRYKVNPRPPYEVDVSSKTTIIEWPSDGHNGVAMAFGLDGMFYVTSGDGTSDSDTNLRGQEMSHLTAKVLRIDIEHPEEGKHYSVPGDNPFVGRDGIAPETWAFGLRNPWRMTVDRQTGHLWVGNNGQDLWEQVYFVRKGDNYGWSVFEGSYPFYLERQLGPAPYVKPTLEHHHSEARSLTGGIVYYGQKLPELRGAYIYGDHSTGKIWGARHDGTNVLWHRELVDTPFHIPGFGTDSKGEFLVADYAGNGEGGFYTLIPTPPPDNTVPFPRTLSESGLFESVKGHIVQPALIPYDVNAPLWSDGAGKARFIAIPGDSSRIEITGARGWNFPDDTVIVKSFSLDFIEGDPNSRRWIETRFLTKQQNEWVGYSYRWNEEQTDAALVSQEGMDQEFTIKTAEGTRQQVWHYPSRAECMVCHSRAAGFVLGLSTGQMNRSAIDLPLHAGASSEPSSNGTSASANGDLPLENQLEMLQRLGLLKLDKTPAELERLVNPYDEAAPLELRAKSYLHANCANCHVEAGGGNSQIQLEFVTALDQMKVIDAVPVHDKFGLPDARIVAPGHPERSVILQRVAKRGRGQMPQLATSLVDQPAVEMLSAWIKSLTMSSKTTSTGE; encoded by the coding sequence GTGGTGAGAACACTTGTTGCTGCAATCATCGGCATCGTTTATCTGGCCCCCGAGTGGGTCGCGGCAGAGCACTTGCCCACCGGAAAACGGGTTTCGCGATGGGGTGACGAAGGGCTGCCGAAGCTGACCACGTCACGGGTTACTGGATCGCCTGAGCCCCCATTGCCCTATACCACGCAGCGCGTCTATCCCCAACTGAAAATCAACTTCCCTGTTTCGATCATCCACCAGCCGGGCAGCGACCGGCTGTGGACGATTACCTTTGACGGACCTTCCGGAACAACACTGATTCGTCGGTTCGTCGACTCTGCTGATGTCACCGAACTGGAAACGGTGATTCCGTCAGAACCGGGCAACGTCGCCACCGATGTGCTCTTTCATCCCCAGTTCGAGCAGAACGGTTATGTTTTCATCGGGCATAATGAGCCCGTGACTGCAGGAGGAGAAAAGTACTGCCGAATTTCGAGGTACAAGGTCAATCCACGACCACCCTACGAAGTGGACGTCAGCTCGAAGACTACGATTATTGAGTGGCCCTCGGACGGCCACAACGGCGTTGCCATGGCGTTCGGTCTGGACGGCATGTTTTACGTGACTTCAGGCGATGGGACGTCTGACAGTGATACCAACCTGCGCGGCCAGGAAATGTCGCACCTGACGGCGAAAGTGCTCCGAATCGATATCGAACATCCCGAAGAAGGGAAGCACTACTCGGTTCCTGGTGATAACCCATTCGTTGGTCGGGACGGGATCGCACCGGAAACGTGGGCTTTTGGTCTACGTAATCCGTGGAGAATGACTGTCGATCGTCAGACGGGACACCTGTGGGTCGGAAATAATGGTCAGGATCTGTGGGAGCAGGTCTATTTCGTCCGCAAGGGTGACAATTATGGCTGGTCCGTGTTCGAGGGAAGTTATCCTTTCTATCTGGAACGGCAACTGGGCCCTGCCCCGTATGTCAAACCGACGCTCGAGCATCACCACTCGGAAGCCCGCTCACTGACCGGTGGTATTGTTTACTACGGCCAGAAACTGCCCGAACTGCGTGGTGCTTATATTTACGGGGATCATTCAACAGGCAAGATCTGGGGAGCCCGACATGACGGAACAAACGTGCTCTGGCACCGTGAACTCGTCGACACTCCGTTCCATATCCCCGGCTTCGGTACTGATTCAAAAGGGGAGTTTCTGGTTGCCGATTACGCGGGTAACGGTGAAGGAGGGTTCTACACACTCATCCCCACTCCTCCCCCTGACAATACGGTTCCCTTTCCTCGCACGCTGAGCGAAAGCGGTCTCTTTGAATCCGTGAAGGGACACATTGTTCAGCCCGCTCTGATTCCCTACGACGTGAATGCACCCCTGTGGTCTGACGGAGCTGGCAAGGCGCGGTTCATTGCCATTCCGGGAGACTCGTCCAGGATCGAAATTACGGGGGCTCGCGGCTGGAATTTTCCCGACGACACCGTGATTGTGAAATCGTTCTCGCTGGATTTCATCGAAGGGGATCCGAATTCACGCCGCTGGATCGAGACCCGCTTTCTGACAAAACAGCAGAATGAATGGGTGGGGTACTCATACCGTTGGAACGAAGAACAGACGGATGCCGCTTTGGTTTCCCAGGAAGGAATGGATCAGGAATTCACGATCAAGACTGCGGAGGGGACGCGTCAGCAGGTCTGGCATTATCCCAGTCGTGCAGAGTGCATGGTGTGCCATAGCCGAGCCGCAGGCTTTGTGCTGGGACTGAGCACCGGCCAGATGAATCGCTCGGCCATTGATCTACCGCTGCATGCAGGCGCAAGCTCCGAACCTTCCAGCAATGGCACATCGGCATCCGCGAATGGAGACCTGCCGCTGGAGAATCAGTTGGAAATGCTTCAGAGGTTGGGATTACTCAAACTAGATAAAACACCCGCTGAACTCGAGCGTCTTGTGAATCCCTATGATGAAGCCGCTCCGCTGGAACTACGAGCGAAGTCGTACCTGCATGCCAACTGCGCGAACTGTCACGTGGAAGCAGGAGGTGGTAACTCACAAATACAGCTTGAATTTGTGACGGCACTGGATCAAATGAAAGTGATCGACGCTGTGCCGGTCCACGACAAGTTCGGATTGCCCGACGCTCGCATCGTCGCTCCGGGACACCCCGAGCGATCCGTCATTCTCCAGCGCGTCGCGAAGCGAGGTCGGGGTCAGATGCCGCAGCTCGCCACTTCGCTCGTTGACCAGCCCGCGGTCGAAATGCTGAGCGCCTGGATCAAAAGTCTGACCATGTCATCGAAAACGACATCGACTGGGGAATAG
- the pyrE gene encoding orotate phosphoribosyltransferase: protein MSDRQKLIDLFHERALKFGDFTLASGKKSTYYLDGKQISLHSTGLRLVSQGLLELLDGIEFSAIGGMTIGADPIVGGVLVAAAETGRSLDGFLVRKESKGHGTQRYVEGPVKPGSKVVVIDDVVTTGGSALLAVDRIVEFGCEVVCVVGIVDRKEGGAANFAARGLPFRSLLTIEDFGITAPPQA from the coding sequence ATGAGCGACCGTCAGAAGTTAATTGACCTGTTTCATGAACGAGCCTTGAAGTTTGGCGATTTCACTTTGGCCTCGGGTAAAAAATCGACCTATTATCTTGACGGAAAGCAGATTTCGCTGCATTCAACCGGTCTGCGGCTTGTCAGCCAGGGTTTGCTGGAACTGCTCGACGGGATTGAATTTTCCGCGATCGGGGGGATGACCATCGGCGCCGACCCGATCGTGGGAGGTGTGCTTGTCGCCGCTGCGGAAACGGGACGTTCGCTCGACGGTTTTCTCGTCCGGAAGGAATCGAAGGGGCATGGGACGCAGCGCTACGTCGAAGGCCCTGTCAAGCCGGGTTCCAAAGTGGTCGTGATTGATGACGTCGTGACCACGGGTGGCAGCGCGCTCCTTGCTGTCGATCGAATTGTCGAGTTCGGTTGTGAAGTGGTCTGTGTGGTCGGGATTGTTGATCGCAAGGAAGGAGGGGCTGCCAACTTCGCCGCGCGAGGACTGCCCTTCCGTTCGCTGCTCACGATTGAAGACTTCGGAATTACCGCTCCGCCACAGGCGTGA
- a CDS encoding IclR family transcriptional regulator: MKNESKKSSASRRAISNNEETTVYNAPAVDKALDVLELLGDSSRGMSLTGIADALGRSKQELFRVLVCLQERGYLVRDSGQIYRLSTKLFELGSQHASTQMLVAHAMPHMERLARQLRESCHLNIVVQNRMLVVARAEGDSDVMLAVRIGATFELHRRISGLVALAMLPDHRRKDYWKQSGETASRIKMYEAHMAEIRKRGYSYEDSPIVVGVRDCAIAVMGGGSNLLGVLCVSHLCRRDEPVEQSALVEAAVQCARDISAEFGPVPESDNTSPSPGGSH, from the coding sequence ATGAAAAACGAATCCAAAAAATCCTCAGCTTCACGGCGGGCGATCTCGAATAACGAAGAGACCACAGTCTACAACGCACCGGCTGTCGACAAAGCTCTGGATGTGCTGGAACTGCTGGGGGATTCTTCGCGCGGGATGAGCCTGACGGGGATTGCTGATGCACTGGGACGAAGCAAGCAGGAACTGTTTCGGGTGCTGGTGTGTCTGCAGGAGCGGGGGTATCTGGTTCGGGACAGCGGTCAGATTTACCGATTGTCGACCAAGCTGTTTGAACTCGGTTCCCAGCACGCATCGACGCAGATGCTCGTTGCCCACGCGATGCCCCACATGGAGCGGCTGGCCCGGCAACTGCGCGAATCATGTCACCTCAACATCGTGGTTCAGAACCGGATGCTTGTCGTCGCCCGTGCGGAGGGGGACTCCGACGTCATGCTGGCCGTGCGAATCGGTGCCACCTTTGAACTGCATCGACGAATCAGTGGCCTGGTCGCCTTGGCGATGCTTCCGGACCATCGACGAAAAGATTACTGGAAACAGTCGGGTGAGACCGCAAGCAGAATCAAAATGTATGAAGCCCACATGGCCGAGATTCGCAAGCGGGGCTATTCATACGAAGACAGTCCCATCGTGGTGGGGGTCCGTGACTGTGCCATCGCAGTGATGGGTGGCGGATCGAATCTGCTGGGGGTGCTTTGCGTATCGCACCTTTGTCGCCGTGACGAGCCGGTCGAGCAATCAGCGCTCGTTGAAGCGGCCGTGCAATGCGCACGGGACATCTCGGCCGAGTTTGGTCCGGTTCCCGAATCGGACAATACGTCGCCAAGTCCTGGTGGCAGCCATTGA
- a CDS encoding MFS transporter, giving the protein MSTDTVIPPRPAFWKWGITGLLLLATTINYMDRVALASASVRVTTELGLSDVQYGNLELAFGWAFAIGSLTFGFLADRCSVYWLYPAVLASWSLMGMATGWSNGFTELLVCRALLGFFEAGHWPCALKTTFALLDEKERTMGNSILQSGASIGAIITPQIMKLLITEESGSWRSTFVAVGATGFVWVLAWFLALRSRDLAQNSAAKADTNAPTLFTILRSGRLWAVAILVIGMQIVWHTYRVWLMKFLQIGRGYEESVALDFNSLYFLATDVGCILAGVGSLWLVRRWGSTPHNARRTVFACSCALTSTSLFLPWLGQGWPLLGTLLLIGAGALAMAPCYYSFVQELSMSHVGRMTGLLGLWVWAVTSPMHSLFGMLADISKSYDMVLVVAGVAPWIGVLSMKFLWNRDSVDTIQVSA; this is encoded by the coding sequence ATGTCGACCGATACAGTGATCCCTCCGCGACCGGCCTTCTGGAAATGGGGCATCACAGGACTCCTGCTGCTGGCAACCACCATTAACTATATGGATCGGGTGGCGCTGGCCAGCGCCTCTGTCCGGGTGACGACAGAACTGGGACTCAGCGATGTCCAGTATGGAAACCTGGAATTAGCCTTTGGCTGGGCTTTTGCCATCGGATCACTGACATTTGGTTTTCTTGCCGATCGGTGCAGTGTTTATTGGCTCTACCCTGCGGTCTTGGCCTCATGGTCACTCATGGGGATGGCCACGGGTTGGTCCAACGGGTTCACTGAACTGCTCGTCTGCCGCGCTCTCCTGGGCTTCTTCGAGGCCGGTCACTGGCCTTGCGCGCTGAAAACAACGTTCGCGTTGCTCGACGAAAAAGAGCGAACGATGGGAAACAGCATTTTGCAAAGCGGAGCGTCGATCGGGGCAATCATTACTCCGCAGATCATGAAACTTCTCATTACCGAAGAATCAGGATCCTGGCGGTCGACCTTTGTCGCCGTAGGTGCCACTGGATTTGTGTGGGTCCTCGCCTGGTTTCTTGCACTTCGATCCCGCGATCTGGCACAGAACTCCGCCGCTAAAGCCGATACAAACGCCCCGACGCTCTTTACCATCCTCCGCAGCGGCCGACTTTGGGCCGTTGCCATTCTCGTGATTGGAATGCAGATTGTCTGGCACACGTACCGTGTCTGGCTGATGAAATTCCTGCAGATTGGCCGAGGATATGAAGAAAGTGTCGCTCTGGATTTTAACTCACTTTACTTCCTCGCCACGGACGTCGGCTGCATTCTGGCAGGAGTGGGTTCGCTCTGGCTGGTCCGCCGTTGGGGCAGTACGCCCCACAACGCACGGCGAACCGTTTTTGCCTGCTCCTGCGCCCTGACTTCGACCAGTCTCTTTCTTCCGTGGCTGGGTCAAGGCTGGCCATTACTGGGGACACTGCTACTAATTGGGGCAGGAGCACTGGCGATGGCCCCGTGCTATTATAGTTTTGTCCAGGAGCTTTCCATGTCGCATGTCGGCAGGATGACGGGCTTGCTGGGCCTGTGGGTCTGGGCGGTAACGTCCCCGATGCACAGCCTGTTCGGGATGCTCGCTGACATCTCCAAGAGCTATGACATGGTTCTTGTGGTGGCCGGCGTCGCACCGTGGATTGGCGTACTTTCAATGAAGTTTCTGTGGAATCGTGATTCGGTTGATACTATCCAGGTGAGTGCGTGA